The stretch of DNA TTGATCCCCATCTTGGCGATGCGCTCTTCCAGCGCCGGCTTGTCAATCACCAGGCGGCCCAGCATGTAGCCGTTGAGGCAGCGCATGGCGGCCGCGGTGAGCACGCCTTCGGGCGCGCCGCCGGAGCCCATGACGGCGTGCACCCCGGTGCCGATGACGGCCGCGGAAATTCCCGCCGACAGGTCGCCGTCCCCGATCAGCTTGATGCGGGCGCCGGCCCTGCGGATGTCGTCGATTAGCTTCTCGTGCCGCGGGCGGTCGAGCACGATGACCACTAGGTCATCGACATCGCGCTCCAGGCTCTTGGCGATGTTCTTCAGGTTGTCGGCAACGGGCGCGTCCAGGTCCACCGCGCCACGGGACGAGGGCCCAACGATAATCTTTTCCATGTAGCAGTCGGGAGCATGAAGCAGGCCGCCGCGCTCGGACGCCGCGAGCACGGTAATGGCGCCGGGCGATCCGGTGGCGCACAGGTTCGTACCTTCGAGCGGGTCCACGGCGATATCGATCTCCGGCACGGCGGTGCCGTCGGGGAACTCGGCGCCGACGCGTTCGCCGATGTAGAGCATGGGGGCCTCGTCGCGCTCGCCCTCGCCGATGACGATAGTGCCCCTCATCGGTACTGTGTCCATGGTCTGCCGCATCGCCTCAGTGGCGACATGGTCGGAATACTTGCGCTCGCCCTGGCCCATGGTGTGCGCCGACGCGATGGCCGCGTTCTCCACCACGCGCAGAAACTCCAGCGCGAGATCGCTCTCGATGTTGACCCCGAATTGTTTGGCTGCTTTGGTTGTCACCTGTGTAGCCATGGATGCCTCCTACCGGCATTGAACAGAAAGGCAACAATGATGCGCCTGGGCGCAAAGCGGCGTCAATACCGCGCTCCCGGGCGCGGCGGGAATAAATCGGGCGCCGTCCGGTTATCCACCATGCAGAGCGAACGCGGTGGCGCCACCAGTCGCGATCCAGAAAAGAGCGAACAAGAAGGAGAATGTGAAATGAAACCCCAGTTTAGTTCGATCGTTGTCCGCGCCGCCCTAGTCGCCACCGTGGCCGCTGTCCTTTTCGCCATGAGCGGAACGGCTGAGGGGCAGGTCATCAACGCGACCTGGAAGACAGGCAAAAGCGTCACACTGAATATCTCCGTGCCCACAGAGGCTGGCGGCACGCTGCTGCCCCCCGGATCCTATGAA from Terriglobia bacterium encodes:
- the glpX gene encoding class II fructose-bisphosphatase produces the protein MATQVTTKAAKQFGVNIESDLALEFLRVVENAAIASAHTMGQGERKYSDHVATEAMRQTMDTVPMRGTIVIGEGERDEAPMLYIGERVGAEFPDGTAVPEIDIAVDPLEGTNLCATGSPGAITVLAASERGGLLHAPDCYMEKIIVGPSSRGAVDLDAPVADNLKNIAKSLERDVDDLVVIVLDRPRHEKLIDDIRRAGARIKLIGDGDLSAGISAAVIGTGVHAVMGSGGAPEGVLTAAAMRCLNGYMLGRLVIDKPALEERIAKMGIKDKNKVYTAEDLAPGKQLIFAATGVTDGGLMRGVRFFGEGVRTSSLILTRSTGKVRFIDAIHLEKNKDVKIRFS